A region from the Zonotrichia leucophrys gambelii isolate GWCS_2022_RI chromosome Z, RI_Zleu_2.0, whole genome shotgun sequence genome encodes:
- the CZH9orf40 gene encoding uncharacterized protein C9orf40 homolog, producing MAKRRAEPLMCHVPVKRLLREPALPRAGERRPRAEPGGAGPAALKRPLEEAEAPPGKRLGPGAPRAQPGDAGGGRRRRGGTVAPQDAPAAEGHAGGRGKERAAAAAEQEEEFCQYNSFLYWRAPLPAIDLSDIQNLDEEPPSGAKTAARTDTAETEMET from the exons ATGGCCAAGCGGCGCGCGGAGCCGCTGATGTGCCACGTGCCAGTGAAACGGCTGCTGCGCGAGCCGGCGCTGCCCCGCGCGGGCGAGCGGCGGCCCCGCGCAGAGCCGGgcggcgccggccccgccgcgctcaAGCGCCCGCTGGAGGAGGCGGAGGCGCCGCCGGGAAAGCGGCTCGGGCCCGGCGCCCCCCGTGCGCAGCCGGGGGacgcgggcggcgggcggcggcggcgcggcgggacTGTGGCGCCCCAGGACGCGCCGGCGGCGGAGGGACACGCGGGCGGCCGGGGCAAAGAgcgggccgccgccgccgccgag CAAGAAGAGGAATTCTGTCAATATAACTCATTCCTGTACTGGAGAGCACCACTGCCTGCTATTGATTTGTCTGATATTCAGAACCTAGATGAAGAGCCTCCATCGGGTGCCAAAACTGCTGCAAGGACTGATACTGCAGAAACTGAAATGGAAACCTGA